A part of Periplaneta americana isolate PAMFEO1 chromosome 17, P.americana_PAMFEO1_priV1, whole genome shotgun sequence genomic DNA contains:
- the LOC138692862 gene encoding zinc finger protein 234-like isoform X1 yields the protein MKCFLSVVMDVIKMEYESDPLAIEGRVIPCKKEGNVLDEQVIGIKTECMDHSYDVQTEMTFDETPVSNDFPIVKSEVEEEACELNKVEEKFVLEVTTEEDEVFTEGTGVPASSDSVTEDERLETGEKTYKSDVFGTLFNDLAWPKHLHTRTSSLICDLCGKDCFHLDHLIKHDCVHTGKTSSSSDLCGNKFSKSNDLITHSRVHISEEPIDFERYGTKFSQPSHEMHSRLQRSEKAFSCDICGKIFSKAGTLKRHAIVHTGVKAFSCDTCGKKFSHAHSLKHHALVHTGEKPFSCHICGKKFSQSGTLNVHALVHSREKPFSCEICEKKFSLSGNLKRHALVHTGEKAFSCGVCGKTFSESGSLKIHTLVHTGERAFCCDICGKKFALSGNLKKHMLVHTAEKAFSCDVCGKKFLRFPLLKEHSLVHTGEKPFGCDICGKKFSQSGTLNKHALVHTGEKAFSCDICGKKFSLSGNLKKHILVHTGDKAFSCDICGKKFSLSGTLKKHILVHTGEKAFSCDICGKKFSESGSLKRHTRVHSGEKTFSCVICEKKFSESGSLKKHTLVHTGERAFSCDICGKKFSLSGNLKKHIVVHTGEKAFSCNICEKKFSKYGSLKRHILVHTGEKAFSCDVCGKKFSESGSLKKHTHVHTGKKAFSGDI from the exons GAAGGAAATGTATTAGATGAGCAAGTGATTGGAATAAAGACAGAATGTATGGACCACAGCTATGATGTACAAACTGAGATGACATTTGATGAAACCCCTGTATCAAATGACTTTCCCATCGTGAAAAGCGAAGTTGAG GAAGAGGCTTGCGAGTTAAATAAAGTGGAGGAGAAGTTCGTACTGGAAGTAACAACAGAAGAGGATGAAGTCTTTACAGAAGG CACTGGAGTGCCTGCTTCCTCTGACAGTGTAACAGAAGATGAGCGCCTGGAGACAGGTGAGAAGACATACAAAAGTGATGTTTTTGGAACGTTGTTTAATGACTTGGCATGGCCCAAACATTTACACACGCGCACGAGCTCGCTGATTTGCGATCTTTGTGGGAAGGATTGTTTCCATTTGGATCATCTCATAAAACACGATTGCGTACACACAGGGAAGACGTCATCGAGTTCTGATTTATGTGGTAACAAATTTTCCAAATCGAATGATCTGATAACTCATTCACGTGTACACATCAGCGAGGAGCCAATCGATTTTGAGAGATATGGCACGAAATTTTCTCAACCTAGCCATGAAATGCATAGTCGACTTCAAAGAAGCGAGAAGGCCTTCAGTTGTGACATTTgtggaaaaatattttctaaagctGGTACTCTAAAAAGGCATGCAATCGTACACACAGGGGtgaaggcattcagttgtgatacatgtggaaagaaattttctcatgctcATTCTTTAAAACACCACGCATTGGTGCACACGGGAGAGAAACCATTTAGCTGCCATATATGTGGAAAAAAATTTTCTCAATCTGGAACTCTAAATGTACATGCACTGGTACACAGTCGGGAAAAGCCATTTAGTTGTGAAATATGTGAAAAAAAGTTTTCCTTGTCTGGGAATCTAAAAAGGCATGCCCTtgtacacacaggggagaaggcGTTCAGCTGTGGTGTATGTGGAAAGACATTTTCGGAATCCGGTAGTCTAAAAATACATACACTCGTACACACAGGTGAGAGGGCATtctgttgtgatatatgtgggaaGAAATTTGCATTATCTGGTAATCTGAAAAAGCACATGCTCGTGCACACAGCggagaaggcattcagttgtgatgtatgtggaaagaaatttttgcGTTTTCCTCTTCTAAAAGAGCATTCACTAGTTCACACTGGGGAGAAGCCGTTcggttgtgatatatgtggaaagaaattttctcaatcTGGTACGCTAAATAAACACGCACtcgtacacacaggggagaaggcattcagttgtgatatctgtggaaagaaattttcgttaTCTGGTAATCTGAAAAAACACATACTCGTGCACACAGGTGATaaagcattcagttgtgatatatgtggaaagaaattttcgttaTCTGGTACTCTAAAAAAGCACATACTCGTGCACACAGGagagaaggcattcagttgtgatatatgtggaaagaaattttcggaaTCTGGTAGTCTAAAAAGGCATACACGGGTACACTCAGGGGAGAAAACATTCAGTTGTGTTATATGTGAAAAAAAGTTTTCGGAATCTGGTAGTTTGAAAAAACATACACTCGTGCACACAGGGGAGAGGGCAtttagttgtgatatatgtgggaagaaattttcgttaTCTGGTAATCTGAAAAAGCACATAGTCGTGCACACAGGagagaaggcattcagttgtaATATATGTGAAAAGAAATTTTCGAAATATGGTAGTCTAAAAAGGCATATACTtgtacacacaggggagaaggcattcagttgtgatgtaTGTGGAAAAAAATTTTCGGAATCTGGTAgtctaaaaaaacacacacacgtacACACAGGGAAGAAGGCATTCAGTGGTGatatatga
- the LOC138692862 gene encoding zinc finger protein 234-like isoform X2: MDVIKMEYESDPLAIEGRVIPCKKEGNVLDEQVIGIKTECMDHSYDVQTEMTFDETPVSNDFPIVKSEVEEEACELNKVEEKFVLEVTTEEDEVFTEGTGVPASSDSVTEDERLETGEKTYKSDVFGTLFNDLAWPKHLHTRTSSLICDLCGKDCFHLDHLIKHDCVHTGKTSSSSDLCGNKFSKSNDLITHSRVHISEEPIDFERYGTKFSQPSHEMHSRLQRSEKAFSCDICGKIFSKAGTLKRHAIVHTGVKAFSCDTCGKKFSHAHSLKHHALVHTGEKPFSCHICGKKFSQSGTLNVHALVHSREKPFSCEICEKKFSLSGNLKRHALVHTGEKAFSCGVCGKTFSESGSLKIHTLVHTGERAFCCDICGKKFALSGNLKKHMLVHTAEKAFSCDVCGKKFLRFPLLKEHSLVHTGEKPFGCDICGKKFSQSGTLNKHALVHTGEKAFSCDICGKKFSLSGNLKKHILVHTGDKAFSCDICGKKFSLSGTLKKHILVHTGEKAFSCDICGKKFSESGSLKRHTRVHSGEKTFSCVICEKKFSESGSLKKHTLVHTGERAFSCDICGKKFSLSGNLKKHIVVHTGEKAFSCNICEKKFSKYGSLKRHILVHTGEKAFSCDVCGKKFSESGSLKKHTHVHTGKKAFSGDI; the protein is encoded by the exons GAAGGAAATGTATTAGATGAGCAAGTGATTGGAATAAAGACAGAATGTATGGACCACAGCTATGATGTACAAACTGAGATGACATTTGATGAAACCCCTGTATCAAATGACTTTCCCATCGTGAAAAGCGAAGTTGAG GAAGAGGCTTGCGAGTTAAATAAAGTGGAGGAGAAGTTCGTACTGGAAGTAACAACAGAAGAGGATGAAGTCTTTACAGAAGG CACTGGAGTGCCTGCTTCCTCTGACAGTGTAACAGAAGATGAGCGCCTGGAGACAGGTGAGAAGACATACAAAAGTGATGTTTTTGGAACGTTGTTTAATGACTTGGCATGGCCCAAACATTTACACACGCGCACGAGCTCGCTGATTTGCGATCTTTGTGGGAAGGATTGTTTCCATTTGGATCATCTCATAAAACACGATTGCGTACACACAGGGAAGACGTCATCGAGTTCTGATTTATGTGGTAACAAATTTTCCAAATCGAATGATCTGATAACTCATTCACGTGTACACATCAGCGAGGAGCCAATCGATTTTGAGAGATATGGCACGAAATTTTCTCAACCTAGCCATGAAATGCATAGTCGACTTCAAAGAAGCGAGAAGGCCTTCAGTTGTGACATTTgtggaaaaatattttctaaagctGGTACTCTAAAAAGGCATGCAATCGTACACACAGGGGtgaaggcattcagttgtgatacatgtggaaagaaattttctcatgctcATTCTTTAAAACACCACGCATTGGTGCACACGGGAGAGAAACCATTTAGCTGCCATATATGTGGAAAAAAATTTTCTCAATCTGGAACTCTAAATGTACATGCACTGGTACACAGTCGGGAAAAGCCATTTAGTTGTGAAATATGTGAAAAAAAGTTTTCCTTGTCTGGGAATCTAAAAAGGCATGCCCTtgtacacacaggggagaaggcGTTCAGCTGTGGTGTATGTGGAAAGACATTTTCGGAATCCGGTAGTCTAAAAATACATACACTCGTACACACAGGTGAGAGGGCATtctgttgtgatatatgtgggaaGAAATTTGCATTATCTGGTAATCTGAAAAAGCACATGCTCGTGCACACAGCggagaaggcattcagttgtgatgtatgtggaaagaaatttttgcGTTTTCCTCTTCTAAAAGAGCATTCACTAGTTCACACTGGGGAGAAGCCGTTcggttgtgatatatgtggaaagaaattttctcaatcTGGTACGCTAAATAAACACGCACtcgtacacacaggggagaaggcattcagttgtgatatctgtggaaagaaattttcgttaTCTGGTAATCTGAAAAAACACATACTCGTGCACACAGGTGATaaagcattcagttgtgatatatgtggaaagaaattttcgttaTCTGGTACTCTAAAAAAGCACATACTCGTGCACACAGGagagaaggcattcagttgtgatatatgtggaaagaaattttcggaaTCTGGTAGTCTAAAAAGGCATACACGGGTACACTCAGGGGAGAAAACATTCAGTTGTGTTATATGTGAAAAAAAGTTTTCGGAATCTGGTAGTTTGAAAAAACATACACTCGTGCACACAGGGGAGAGGGCAtttagttgtgatatatgtgggaagaaattttcgttaTCTGGTAATCTGAAAAAGCACATAGTCGTGCACACAGGagagaaggcattcagttgtaATATATGTGAAAAGAAATTTTCGAAATATGGTAGTCTAAAAAGGCATATACTtgtacacacaggggagaaggcattcagttgtgatgtaTGTGGAAAAAAATTTTCGGAATCTGGTAgtctaaaaaaacacacacacgtacACACAGGGAAGAAGGCATTCAGTGGTGatatatga